In Bosea vestrisii, the following are encoded in one genomic region:
- a CDS encoding methyl-accepting chemotaxis protein: MHTDSAEIYLTQLRLRVGGALILLLWLFAPATMLASFATGGVEPLPPLLLTVGLAALATLAWRRDPTGVATQIILSLSAAGSALAFTFALKGPGWHEASDAVLLIMLTLSAGWCAWQPLVATTILALGHAPLLRMLLSGTNLSLRDEALFLACMVAQLGLLLWITRQQARTLAAAGDMAAQARDDATAQAEELHQAQLRDMEREAARRKATKDIVAGFNTQFLATLDTVLGNIRDLKERAASLNEIANIANGEVTAVASTSEESSRNVSEVATATEQLSTAITAIDRQLATTQALVADMNGSARTTAGSVDLLDQAVQRIDGIVALIRGIAEQTNLLALNATIEAARAGDAGKGFAVVANEVKSLSHQTAIATQDIAGQISEIKQATAGVVETIAKLTAGMADMDERTLSIAGALEEQGQMTHVISRSIAEVATGTEYLAQTTNNIRGSANQTHEVATAVLASTTALEGKAEELETAMHQFLQRVSAA, from the coding sequence ATGCACACGGATTCCGCCGAAATCTATCTGACGCAGCTGCGGCTGCGCGTCGGCGGAGCTTTGATTCTGCTGCTCTGGCTTTTCGCACCGGCGACGATGCTGGCCTCGTTCGCAACCGGCGGCGTCGAGCCGCTGCCACCTTTGCTGCTCACGGTCGGGCTGGCCGCGCTCGCGACCCTGGCCTGGCGGCGCGACCCGACCGGCGTGGCGACGCAGATCATCCTGTCACTGAGCGCCGCCGGCAGCGCCCTCGCCTTCACCTTTGCGCTCAAGGGCCCTGGCTGGCATGAGGCCAGCGATGCGGTGCTGCTGATCATGCTGACGCTCTCTGCCGGCTGGTGTGCCTGGCAGCCGCTCGTCGCTACCACGATCCTGGCACTCGGCCATGCCCCTCTGCTCCGAATGCTCCTGTCCGGGACCAATCTTTCGCTGCGCGACGAGGCATTGTTCCTCGCCTGCATGGTCGCCCAATTGGGTTTGCTGCTCTGGATCACGCGGCAGCAGGCCAGGACGCTCGCGGCAGCGGGCGACATGGCTGCACAGGCGCGCGACGACGCCACCGCCCAGGCCGAGGAACTGCATCAGGCACAATTGCGCGACATGGAGCGCGAAGCCGCCCGCCGCAAGGCGACGAAGGACATCGTCGCCGGCTTCAACACACAGTTCCTCGCCACGCTCGACACGGTGCTGGGAAACATCCGCGATCTGAAGGAACGCGCCGCCTCGCTGAACGAGATCGCCAACATCGCCAATGGCGAAGTCACCGCCGTGGCCTCGACCTCGGAGGAATCCTCGCGCAACGTCTCGGAGGTCGCCACCGCGACGGAGCAGCTCTCGACCGCGATCACGGCGATCGACCGCCAGCTCGCCACCACCCAGGCGCTGGTCGCCGACATGAACGGCAGCGCGCGAACGACTGCCGGTTCGGTCGATCTGCTCGATCAGGCGGTCCAGCGCATCGACGGCATCGTCGCCCTGATCCGGGGCATCGCCGAGCAGACCAATCTCCTGGCGCTCAACGCGACGATCGAGGCGGCCCGCGCCGGGGACGCCGGCAAGGGCTTCGCCGTCGTCGCCAACGAGGTGAAGAGCCTGTCGCACCAGACGGCGATCGCGACGCAGGACATTGCCGGGCAGATCAGCGAGATCAAGCAGGCGACGGCAGGCGTGGTCGAGACCATCGCCAAGCTGACCGCCGGCATGGCCGACATGGATGAGCGGACGCTCTCGATCGCAGGAGCGCTGGAAGAGCAGGGGCAGATGACCCATGTCATCAGCCGCAGCATCGCCGAGGTGGCGACCGGCACCGAATATCTGGCGCAGACCACCAACAACATCCGCGGCTCGGCCAACCAGACCCATGAGGTCGCGACCGCTGTACTCGCCTCGACCACGGCGCTGGAAGGCAAGGCCGAGGAACTCGAGACGGCCATGCATCAGTTCCTGCAGCGTGTCTCGGCGGCTTGA
- a CDS encoding M20/M25/M40 family metallo-hydrolase, translated as MNTVAPSAWCEIDLRYKTPTQREELVEAIREIIETPVVEGTSAKLIIKGEFYPLEQTPDSLLLYDTYREAAAGLGIAVTAEYTGGCADSGFTAAQGCPTLCSVGPVGGMAHTPDEFLEVESIVPAAQTLALAVMRTAARME; from the coding sequence GTGAACACGGTCGCGCCGTCGGCCTGGTGCGAGATCGACCTGCGCTACAAGACGCCGACGCAGCGCGAAGAGCTGGTCGAGGCGATCCGCGAGATCATCGAGACGCCGGTGGTCGAGGGCACGTCGGCTAAGCTGATCATCAAGGGCGAGTTCTATCCACTGGAGCAGACGCCGGATTCACTGCTGCTTTACGATACCTATCGCGAAGCGGCGGCGGGCTTGGGCATCGCCGTGACGGCGGAATACACCGGCGGCTGCGCCGATTCCGGTTTCACCGCGGCGCAGGGCTGCCCGACCCTGTGCAGCGTCGGCCCGGTCGGTGGCATGGCGCATACGCCCGACGAGTTCCTCGAGGTCGAGAGCATCGTCCCGGCGGCGCAGACGCTGGCGCTCGCGGTGATGCGGACCGCGGCCAGGATGGAGTGA
- a CDS encoding DUF2293 domain-containing protein, translating to MIGTKRQQAIRKALRALAPGIPLLDAEAVLALAGRVQMKALPPSTALWLALGSHVRHSHTDYDSLLAEGYERDAARFFVVDAIDDVLSSWGCQRSIAEEDVEEGAEQPH from the coding sequence ATGATCGGCACCAAGCGGCAACAGGCGATTCGCAAAGCGCTGCGGGCGCTCGCACCGGGCATTCCGCTGCTCGATGCCGAGGCGGTTCTGGCGCTCGCCGGCCGCGTGCAGATGAAGGCACTGCCGCCGTCGACCGCGCTCTGGCTCGCGCTCGGCAGCCATGTCCGGCACAGCCATACCGACTACGACAGTCTGCTCGCCGAAGGCTATGAGCGCGATGCCGCCCGCTTCTTCGTCGTCGACGCGATCGATGACGTGCTCTCGAGCTGGGGCTGCCAGCGCTCGATTGCCGAGGAGGACGTGGAAGAGGGCGCAGAGCAGCCGCATTGA
- a CDS encoding MOSC domain-containing protein — translation MRVASLYRYPVKGLSPERLSLAELPTDGYFPGDRLFAIENGPSGFDPAEPVHQPKIKYLMLMRNESLARLHTRYDDGSGDLVIGHDGAETRIAIGAATGQEKLGAFFKAFMPDELRGEPRLLAAPEGYRFTDSRSGFVSIINLASVADLETRLGLPVDPLRFRGNIMVEDLPAWAELDLVGRELTAPSGLRLSVIKRIERCAATNVDPATGIRDLQIPKALMKGYGHVDCGIYCRIIAGGALAEGERLTLVEASEPAALGVA, via the coding sequence ATGCGTGTCGCTTCGCTGTATCGCTATCCGGTCAAGGGTCTGTCGCCCGAGCGGCTGAGTCTGGCCGAGTTGCCGACCGATGGCTATTTCCCCGGCGACCGCCTCTTCGCCATCGAGAATGGTCCCTCCGGCTTCGATCCGGCCGAGCCGGTGCATCAGCCGAAGATCAAATACCTGATGCTGATGCGCAATGAATCGCTGGCGCGCCTGCACACCCGCTATGACGATGGCAGCGGCGACCTCGTCATCGGCCATGACGGCGCGGAGACGCGGATCGCGATCGGCGCGGCGACGGGCCAGGAAAAACTCGGCGCCTTCTTCAAAGCCTTTATGCCGGATGAGTTGCGCGGCGAGCCGCGCCTGCTCGCGGCGCCGGAGGGGTATCGCTTCACCGATTCACGCTCTGGCTTCGTCTCGATCATCAACCTCGCCAGCGTCGCCGATCTCGAGACTCGGCTCGGCCTGCCGGTCGATCCGCTGCGCTTCCGCGGCAACATCATGGTCGAGGATCTGCCGGCCTGGGCCGAGCTCGATCTGGTGGGGCGCGAGCTCACTGCGCCGTCGGGCCTGCGCCTCTCGGTAATCAAGCGCATCGAGCGCTGCGCCGCGACCAATGTCGATCCGGCCACGGGGATTCGCGACCTGCAGATCCCGAAGGCGCTGATGAAGGGCTATGGCCACGTCGATTGCGGCATCTATTGCCGGATCATCGCCGGCGGCGCGCTGGCCGAGGGCGAGCGCCTGACCCTGGTCGAGGCCAGCGAGCCGGCGGCGCTCGGCGTCGCCTGA
- a CDS encoding DUF4167 domain-containing protein, with protein sequence MRGRSNNSNSNNNNNNSGNRKSPNPLQRSYESNGPDVKVRGTAQNVAEKYLQLARDAQSSSDPVAAENYFQHAEHYYRILLAAQEQMTQQFGHSFQPNRAFVEDADDGEEEGDEEAIFQGGQQQGERQYNGNGVNGQGGQRQEGQGGQGQGGQGQGGQRQEGEDGENGQNNGQRFDRPNRPERNFDRNGQRRFDRNDRPDRSDRPDRGERQDRGERRFDRPEGQSGSYAPRPEAQPGAEQPDIAPVQNQGEHRVERQERQERQDRPPRGERPSRRDRDEARVSKANEEQDVAAALPAFLTTPTRVPIAIAEEPKAPVAAAAAPAEAAEGAPEAGEKPKRRAPRRRSPREVMDALGGDGGEPPAE encoded by the coding sequence ATGCGCGGCCGTAGCAACAACAGCAATAGCAACAACAACAATAATAATAGCGGAAACCGTAAGTCTCCCAACCCGCTGCAGCGCAGCTACGAGTCGAACGGTCCGGACGTCAAGGTCCGGGGCACGGCACAGAACGTGGCGGAGAAGTATCTCCAGCTCGCTCGCGATGCGCAGTCTTCCAGCGATCCGGTCGCGGCGGAGAATTATTTCCAGCACGCCGAGCACTATTATCGCATCCTGCTCGCTGCCCAGGAGCAGATGACCCAGCAATTCGGCCACAGCTTCCAGCCGAACCGCGCCTTCGTCGAAGACGCTGATGACGGCGAGGAAGAAGGCGACGAAGAGGCCATCTTCCAGGGCGGCCAGCAGCAGGGCGAGCGCCAGTACAACGGCAACGGCGTGAACGGCCAGGGCGGCCAGCGCCAAGAGGGCCAGGGCGGCCAGGGCCAAGGCGGCCAGGGCCAGGGCGGCCAACGCCAAGAGGGCGAGGACGGCGAAAACGGCCAGAACAACGGCCAACGCTTCGACCGGCCCAACCGCCCTGAGCGCAATTTCGACCGCAACGGCCAGCGCCGCTTCGACCGGAACGACCGCCCGGATCGTAGTGACCGTCCGGACCGCGGCGAGCGGCAGGACCGGGGCGAGCGTCGCTTTGATCGGCCCGAAGGCCAGAGCGGTTCTTATGCTCCGCGCCCCGAGGCTCAGCCCGGTGCCGAGCAACCGGACATCGCGCCGGTCCAGAATCAGGGCGAGCACCGCGTCGAGCGTCAGGAGCGCCAAGAGCGCCAGGATCGTCCGCCGCGCGGCGAGCGTCCTTCGCGCCGTGACCGTGACGAGGCCCGGGTCAGCAAGGCCAACGAGGAGCAGGATGTCGCGGCAGCGCTCCCGGCCTTCCTGACCACGCCGACCCGCGTGCCGATCGCGATCGCAGAGGAGCCCAAGGCTCCGGTGGCCGCAGCAGCCGCTCCGGCGGAAGCAGCAGAGGGCGCGCCCGAAGCCGGCGAGAAGCCCAAGCGCCGGGCGCCCCGGCGGCGTTCGCCGCGCGAGGTGATGGATGCGCTCGGCGGCGATGGTGGCGAGCCCCCGGCCGAGTGA
- the prmC gene encoding peptide chain release factor N(5)-glutamine methyltransferase translates to MSAARAALALVLKRAGIVDFTFEARILIEDLAGSGDRLDEMTAARLNDALRRRLAGESLWRILGAREFWGLDFAISAGTLEPRPDSETLIEAALIHFAARRHEPLRMLDLGTGTGCLLIATLREFPQATGLGIDLSADAVATASANAARNGVAERATFRQGDWTDGVEERFDLILSNPPYIASDEIAELDRNVREHDPHLALDGGLDGLTAYRALAAALPDHLKPGGHAILEIGAGQESAVAALMEQAGLRHLHSHRDLGGHIRALVFRHSP, encoded by the coding sequence GTGTCCGCTGCCAGGGCAGCGCTTGCGCTCGTGCTGAAGCGCGCCGGCATCGTCGACTTCACCTTCGAGGCCCGGATTCTGATCGAGGATCTGGCCGGCAGTGGAGACCGGCTCGACGAGATGACAGCTGCGCGGCTGAATGATGCGCTCAGACGACGACTTGCCGGCGAGTCACTGTGGCGCATCCTCGGCGCGCGCGAATTCTGGGGTCTGGACTTCGCGATCTCCGCCGGAACGCTGGAACCGCGGCCGGACAGTGAGACCCTGATCGAGGCAGCGCTTATCCATTTCGCCGCTCGCCGGCACGAGCCGCTGCGGATGCTCGATCTTGGAACCGGCACAGGCTGCCTGCTGATTGCGACGCTGCGCGAGTTTCCGCAGGCGACCGGGCTCGGCATCGACCTCTCGGCCGACGCGGTCGCGACCGCATCGGCGAATGCCGCCCGCAACGGCGTCGCCGAGCGCGCCACTTTCCGTCAGGGCGACTGGACCGACGGGGTGGAGGAGCGCTTCGATCTCATCCTGTCGAATCCGCCCTACATCGCCAGCGACGAGATCGCCGAGCTCGACAGGAACGTGCGCGAGCACGATCCGCATCTTGCCCTCGACGGCGGGCTCGACGGGCTCACCGCCTATCGCGCGCTCGCCGCAGCGCTGCCGGACCATCTCAAGCCCGGCGGCCATGCCATCCTGGAGATCGGCGCCGGACAGGAGTCCGCAGTCGCCGCACTGATGGAGCAGGCCGGCTTGCGTCACCTTCACTCCCACCGCGATCTCGGCGGCCATATTCGTGCCCTCGTCTTCAGGCATAGCCCTTGA
- the prfA gene encoding peptide chain release factor 1 translates to MSLQLPQDRLDSIVARHAAASDAINHATEAVRVVELSKEIAELDPVVAAIAAWRKAQGGLEEALALIDDPATDAEMRDLAYEERDASRTEIETRAREILIALLPKDAADERGVILEIRAGTGGDEASLFAGDLLRMYQRYAAGKGWSVDILTESEGTMGGFKEVVAEIAGKGVYARLKYESGVHRVQRVPDTEASGRIHTSAATVAMLPLAGEVDVTLDEKDLRIDTMRAQGAGGQHVNKTESAVRLTHIPTGIVVLVQDERSQHKNKARAYDLMRAKLYDMERSRADAERSADRRSQVGSGDRSERIRTYNFPQGRITDHRINLTLYKLDEMMQGLVLDEVIDALTAQRQAELLAEQGRV, encoded by the coding sequence ATGTCGCTCCAGCTTCCGCAAGACCGCCTCGACTCGATCGTCGCCCGCCATGCTGCGGCCAGCGACGCCATCAACCATGCGACCGAGGCGGTACGCGTCGTCGAACTGTCGAAGGAGATCGCCGAGCTCGATCCCGTGGTCGCGGCGATCGCAGCCTGGCGCAAGGCTCAAGGCGGGCTCGAAGAGGCGCTCGCGCTGATCGACGATCCGGCGACCGACGCCGAGATGCGTGATCTCGCCTATGAGGAGCGCGATGCCTCCAGAACCGAGATCGAGACGCGCGCGAGAGAGATCCTGATCGCGCTCCTGCCGAAGGACGCCGCCGACGAGCGCGGCGTCATCCTCGAAATCCGGGCCGGCACCGGCGGCGACGAGGCCTCGCTCTTCGCCGGCGACCTGCTGCGCATGTATCAGCGCTATGCTGCCGGCAAGGGCTGGAGCGTCGATATCCTCACGGAGAGCGAGGGTACGATGGGCGGTTTCAAGGAAGTCGTCGCCGAGATCGCCGGCAAAGGTGTCTATGCCAGGCTCAAATACGAATCCGGCGTGCACCGGGTGCAGCGTGTTCCGGACACCGAGGCGAGCGGGCGCATCCACACTTCGGCTGCGACCGTCGCCATGCTGCCGCTCGCCGGCGAGGTCGACGTCACGCTCGACGAGAAGGACCTGCGCATCGACACGATGCGAGCCCAGGGCGCCGGTGGCCAGCACGTCAACAAGACCGAGTCGGCCGTGCGCCTCACTCATATTCCGACCGGCATCGTCGTCCTTGTTCAGGACGAGCGCTCGCAGCACAAGAACAAGGCACGCGCCTACGACCTGATGCGGGCCAAGCTCTACGACATGGAGCGCAGCCGCGCCGACGCCGAACGCTCGGCCGACCGGCGCTCGCAGGTCGGCTCCGGCGACCGCTCGGAGCGCATCCGCACCTACAACTTCCCGCAGGGGCGGATCACTGACCATCGCATCAACCTGACCCTCTACAAGCTCGACGAGATGATGCAGGGGCTCGTCCTCGACGAGGTCATCGACGCGCTGACGGCGCAGCGCCAGGCCGAGCTGCTCGCCGAGCAGGGCCGCGTGTGA
- the ptsP gene encoding phosphoenolpyruvate--protein phosphotransferase, whose translation MRGALGGSGVLLRRLREVMAAPVSPQERLDRLVVVIAGNLVAEVCSVYVLREDSSLELYATEGLNREAVHLTTMRAGEGLVGLIASDAEPLALSDAQAHPAFSYRPETGEEIYRSFLGVPILRGGAVMGVLVVQNRASRLYSEDEVESLQTTAMIMAEMIAAGGLKALSKPGATIGLDRPIHSIGTTLADGVGLGHAVLHEPRVAITNLIAEDPGREVQRLEAAIATMRLAIDELIERGDVAHTGEHRDVLETFRMFAHDQGWLRRMREVVMTGLTAEAAVERVQSDTRAKMLRQTDPYLRERLHDLDDLANRLLRTLVGKSNGVTREDLPENAILIARSMGPAALLDYDRRHLRGVVLEEGGPTSHIAIVARALGIPAVGEIANATALIQAGDAVIVDGQAGEVQIRPQPDVENAYKDKARLRARKQEQYRKLKTQAAVTKDGVEIQLQINAGLLVDMANLDETNASGVGLFRTELQFMVAQHMPTTAEQQALYGAVLKVANGRPITFRTLDIGGDKVLPYMERIDEENPALGWRAIRIGLDRPRLLRGQVRALLRAGAGSDMKIMLPMIATVNEFLRARLLVRREVAMLERDGRQGPTSLKLGVMVEVPSLLFELPEIAREADFLSIGTNDLMQFLFAADRENKRVSDRFDPLSAAGLRALRSIVDEAGKADCPVTVCGEMGGKPIETLALIALGYRSFSMSAASVGPVKAMLRALDASKARQRLDAWLGSSDGAASLRPLLSALATEMKVPV comes from the coding sequence ATGCGAGGCGCACTCGGGGGATCGGGCGTGCTGCTGCGCCGTCTCCGCGAGGTGATGGCGGCGCCGGTCAGTCCGCAAGAGCGGCTCGACCGACTCGTCGTCGTGATCGCCGGAAACCTCGTGGCCGAGGTCTGCTCGGTTTATGTCCTGCGCGAAGACAGCTCGCTCGAGCTCTACGCCACCGAAGGCCTCAATCGCGAAGCGGTCCACCTCACCACCATGCGCGCCGGCGAGGGCCTGGTCGGCCTGATCGCCAGCGACGCCGAACCGCTCGCGCTCTCGGACGCGCAGGCGCACCCGGCCTTCTCCTACCGGCCGGAGACAGGCGAAGAAATCTATCGCTCCTTCCTCGGCGTGCCGATCCTGCGCGGCGGCGCGGTGATGGGCGTGCTCGTGGTGCAGAACCGCGCTTCGCGCCTCTACAGCGAGGACGAAGTCGAGTCGCTGCAGACCACGGCCATGATCATGGCCGAGATGATCGCGGCCGGCGGCCTGAAGGCGCTGTCGAAGCCCGGCGCGACCATCGGTCTCGACCGGCCGATCCACAGCATCGGCACCACGCTCGCAGACGGCGTCGGCCTCGGCCATGCCGTGCTGCACGAGCCACGCGTCGCGATCACCAATCTGATCGCCGAGGATCCGGGTCGCGAGGTGCAGCGGCTGGAAGCCGCGATCGCGACGATGCGGCTCGCCATCGACGAACTGATCGAGCGCGGCGACGTCGCCCATACCGGCGAGCACCGCGACGTACTCGAGACCTTCCGCATGTTCGCGCACGACCAGGGCTGGCTCCGGCGCATGCGCGAGGTGGTGATGACCGGCCTCACCGCCGAGGCTGCGGTCGAGCGCGTGCAGTCGGACACCCGCGCCAAGATGCTGCGCCAGACCGATCCTTATCTGCGCGAGCGCCTGCACGACCTCGACGACCTCGCCAATCGGCTGCTGCGTACCTTGGTCGGCAAGTCCAATGGCGTCACCCGCGAGGACCTGCCCGAGAACGCGATCCTGATCGCGCGCTCGATGGGGCCGGCAGCCCTGCTCGACTATGATCGCAGGCATCTGCGCGGCGTCGTACTCGAGGAAGGTGGCCCGACAAGCCACATCGCGATCGTGGCACGGGCGCTCGGCATTCCGGCCGTCGGCGAGATCGCCAATGCGACCGCGCTGATCCAGGCCGGCGACGCCGTCATCGTCGACGGCCAGGCTGGCGAGGTCCAGATCCGGCCGCAGCCGGATGTCGAGAACGCCTACAAGGACAAGGCGCGCCTGCGCGCCCGCAAACAGGAGCAGTACCGCAAGCTCAAGACGCAGGCTGCGGTGACCAAGGACGGCGTCGAGATCCAGCTGCAGATCAATGCCGGCCTCCTCGTCGACATGGCCAATCTCGACGAGACCAACGCCTCGGGCGTCGGTCTCTTCCGCACCGAGCTGCAGTTCATGGTGGCGCAGCACATGCCGACCACGGCCGAGCAGCAGGCGCTCTACGGCGCCGTGCTCAAGGTGGCGAACGGCCGCCCGATCACTTTCCGGACGCTCGACATCGGCGGCGACAAGGTGCTGCCCTATATGGAGCGGATCGACGAGGAGAACCCGGCGCTGGGCTGGCGCGCCATCCGCATCGGCCTCGACCGGCCAAGGCTGCTGCGCGGCCAGGTCCGGGCGCTGCTGCGCGCCGGGGCCGGCTCCGACATGAAGATCATGCTGCCGATGATCGCGACGGTGAACGAGTTCCTGCGGGCGCGCCTTCTGGTTCGGCGCGAAGTCGCCATGCTGGAGCGCGACGGCCGCCAGGGCCCGACCAGCCTCAAGCTCGGCGTCATGGTCGAGGTGCCGTCGCTGCTGTTCGAGCTGCCGGAGATCGCGCGCGAGGCGGATTTCCTGTCGATCGGCACCAACGACCTGATGCAGTTCCTGTTCGCGGCCGATCGCGAGAACAAACGCGTCTCCGACCGCTTCGACCCCTTGAGCGCGGCGGGCCTGCGGGCGCTGCGCAGCATCGTCGATGAGGCCGGGAAGGCGGATTGCCCCGTCACCGTCTGCGGCGAGATGGGCGGAAAGCCGATCGAGACGCTGGCGCTGATCGCGCTCGGCTACCGCTCGTTCTCAATGTCGGCCGCCTCGGTCGGCCCGGTGAAAGCGATGCTGCGCGCGCTCGATGCCAGCAAGGCCCGCCAGCGCCTCGACGCCTGGCTCGGCTCCTCCGACGGCGCCGCCAGCCTGCGCCCCTTGCTCTCAGCCCTCGCCACCGAGATGAAGGTGCCGGTCTAG
- a CDS encoding alpha,alpha-trehalose-phosphate synthase (UDP-forming), with protein sequence MRLVVVSNRVTMPERGEKVAAGGLAVALRSALEQHGGLWFGWSGATSAEPPTSVEPVTHGKVSYAVTDLTEAERQGYYLGFANRALWPLMHYRLGLTEFTRNDYAGYLGVNRRFARLLLPLLKPDDIIWIHDYHLIPLAAELRRRGVTNRIGYFHHIPWPPAEVFGALPFSSTLISTMAAYDLIGMQTQNDVANLIGGMVALCGAQRDGNRVKAGQREAVVQAFPIGIDVEAFRKLAVASMRAVTQPVRATTAPLGDRKLVIGVDRLDYSKGIVQRLEAFGTFLRNHPEHRSKVGLLQIAPPSRSDVPEYAELDRMSDEVAGRLNAALGEFDWTPIRVVKKAYSRSALAGLYRRAQVGLVTPMRDGMNLVAKEYVAAQNPEDPGVLILSRFAGAAHQLGEALIVNPFDTHEVAEAIRTALAMPKSERLRRFERLYATISSTDIEWWTSRYLAALSGLDIPSGDIVPPGRPKPLRSTRKSGSPTKPARGSMHSHAHRPPHGKFDPVRARALPNAPSAG encoded by the coding sequence ATGCGTCTTGTCGTCGTGTCCAACCGCGTCACCATGCCAGAACGTGGCGAAAAGGTGGCGGCAGGTGGCTTGGCGGTCGCCTTGCGTTCGGCGCTCGAACAACATGGCGGCCTCTGGTTCGGCTGGAGCGGAGCGACCAGCGCCGAGCCTCCAACCAGCGTCGAGCCCGTCACGCACGGCAAGGTCAGCTATGCCGTGACCGATCTGACCGAGGCCGAGCGCCAGGGCTACTATCTCGGCTTCGCCAACCGGGCGCTGTGGCCGCTGATGCATTATCGGCTCGGCCTGACCGAGTTCACCCGCAACGACTATGCCGGCTATCTCGGCGTCAACCGTCGCTTCGCACGGCTGCTGCTCCCGCTGCTCAAGCCTGACGACATCATCTGGATCCACGACTACCACCTGATTCCACTAGCGGCCGAGCTACGCCGGCGCGGCGTCACCAATCGGATCGGTTATTTCCATCATATTCCCTGGCCGCCGGCCGAAGTGTTCGGCGCCCTGCCCTTCTCCTCGACGCTGATCAGCACGATGGCGGCCTATGACCTGATCGGCATGCAGACCCAGAACGACGTGGCGAACCTGATCGGCGGGATGGTGGCGCTCTGCGGCGCGCAGCGCGACGGCAACCGGGTCAAGGCCGGCCAGCGCGAGGCGGTGGTGCAGGCCTTCCCGATCGGCATCGATGTCGAGGCCTTCCGCAAGCTCGCCGTCGCGTCGATGCGAGCGGTGACACAGCCGGTACGGGCGACGACCGCACCGCTCGGCGACCGCAAGCTGGTGATCGGCGTCGACCGGCTCGACTATTCCAAGGGCATCGTCCAGCGGTTAGAGGCCTTCGGCACCTTTCTGCGCAACCACCCGGAACATCGCAGCAAGGTCGGCCTGCTGCAGATCGCGCCGCCCTCGCGCAGCGACGTGCCCGAATATGCCGAGCTCGACCGCATGTCGGACGAGGTCGCGGGCCGGCTCAACGCCGCGCTCGGCGAATTCGACTGGACGCCGATCCGCGTGGTCAAGAAGGCCTATTCGCGCAGCGCCCTCGCCGGCCTCTACCGGCGTGCCCAGGTCGGGCTGGTGACGCCGATGCGCGACGGCATGAACCTCGTCGCCAAGGAATATGTCGCCGCGCAAAACCCCGAGGATCCAGGGGTGCTGATCCTCTCGCGCTTCGCCGGTGCGGCGCACCAGCTCGGCGAAGCGCTGATCGTCAACCCGTTCGACACGCATGAGGTGGCCGAAGCGATCCGGACCGCGCTCGCCATGCCGAAGTCGGAGCGCTTGCGTCGCTTCGAGCGACTCTATGCGACGATCTCCTCGACCGACATCGAATGGTGGACGTCGCGCTATCTCGCCGCCCTCTCCGGCCTCGATATCCCGAGCGGCGACATCGTGCCACCGGGACGGCCGAAACCGCTGCGCAGCACACGCAAATCGGGCAGCCCCACCAAGCCCGCCCGTGGCAGTATGCACTCCCACGCCCACCGGCCACCACATGGCAAGTTCGACCCTGTGCGTGCGCGGGCCTTGCCCAACGCTCCCTCGGCTGGCTAG
- the otsB gene encoding trehalose-phosphatase, protein MSQMLSPEIAEPPAKAAAQTGQIALFLDFDGTLVEIAPSPEDVRIDRRLPGALDVLRQRLGGALALVSGRPVALLDEMMAPYRFDAAGLHGAQVRLGSVDAPVAAPAGSLHAALRAMVRFANAHVGVIIEDKRQSIALHWRLAPALADEALALMEGIAAEIGPSMRLQRGKAVAELVPAGGEQGRRHHLADAAGSLYRPHAGLYRRRHH, encoded by the coding sequence ATGTCCCAGATGCTGAGTCCCGAGATCGCCGAGCCCCCCGCGAAAGCCGCTGCCCAGACCGGGCAGATCGCGCTCTTTCTGGATTTCGACGGAACCCTGGTCGAGATCGCGCCCTCGCCGGAGGATGTCCGGATCGACCGGCGCCTGCCGGGCGCGCTGGATGTCTTGCGCCAGCGGCTCGGCGGTGCGCTGGCGCTGGTCTCTGGGCGCCCCGTGGCGCTGCTCGACGAGATGATGGCGCCCTATCGCTTCGACGCCGCCGGCCTGCACGGCGCCCAGGTTCGCCTGGGCAGCGTGGATGCGCCGGTCGCGGCCCCTGCCGGATCGCTTCATGCCGCGCTCCGCGCCATGGTCCGCTTTGCCAACGCCCATGTCGGCGTCATCATCGAGGACAAACGCCAATCGATCGCGCTGCATTGGCGGCTTGCGCCGGCGCTTGCCGACGAGGCGCTGGCGCTGATGGAAGGCATCGCCGCCGAAATCGGTCCGTCCATGCGCCTGCAGCGCGGCAAGGCGGTTGCCGAGCTGGTTCCGGCGGGGGGCGAGCAAGGGCGGCGCCATCACCTGGCTGATGCAGCAGGAAGCCTATACCGGCCGCACGCCGGTCTTTATCGGCGACGACATCACTGA